The Thermanaerovibrio acidaminovorans DSM 6589 genome contains a region encoding:
- the ispG gene encoding (E)-4-hydroxy-3-methylbut-2-enyl-diphosphate synthase, with product MASLNGVSIGGLSVGGGAPVRVESMLKTPLEDLEGCLRELEGLVAEGCELVRTSYRDAGLEGCLRELVSGSSIPIMADIHFDHRLALSAMDAGCQAIRVNPGNLGGRDNLLTVLRRAMDLGVVIRVGANGGSLNNHQLAQSGGDRVAALVAAVREQVDLCLEMGFDRVVVSAKSSSVPETVRANQILASMYQLPFHVGITEAGPLEEGAIKSAVGIGIMLSAGIGDTVRVSLSSEGVHEVRAAYRILGALGLRHRGIEWISCPTCGRCRLDVKVYVDRVRAVMDRFKGIPDGFTVAVMGCEVNGPREAASAKLGVAGSTSGFVVFVEGRPIGNWPLDKLEEVLSKVAKDLVPGAEER from the coding sequence TTGGCTAGCCTCAATGGGGTTAGCATAGGGGGGCTATCGGTTGGAGGCGGTGCTCCCGTGAGGGTGGAGAGCATGCTCAAGACCCCCCTGGAGGACCTGGAGGGCTGTCTTCGGGAGCTCGAGGGACTGGTTGCGGAGGGTTGTGAGCTGGTCAGGACCTCCTATCGGGACGCTGGCTTGGAGGGGTGCTTGAGGGAGCTGGTGTCAGGATCATCGATCCCAATCATGGCGGATATACACTTCGATCATCGGTTGGCCCTTAGCGCCATGGATGCGGGTTGTCAGGCCATTCGGGTCAACCCGGGCAACCTTGGGGGGAGGGACAACCTCCTGACGGTGCTCCGCCGGGCCATGGATTTGGGGGTGGTGATCCGGGTAGGGGCCAACGGGGGCTCCCTGAACAACCACCAGCTGGCCCAGAGCGGGGGCGACAGGGTAGCGGCCCTGGTGGCGGCGGTTAGGGAGCAGGTGGATCTGTGCCTTGAGATGGGGTTTGACAGGGTGGTGGTCTCCGCTAAATCCTCCAGCGTACCCGAGACGGTTAGGGCCAACCAGATCCTGGCCTCCATGTATCAGCTCCCCTTTCACGTAGGGATAACCGAGGCGGGGCCCCTGGAGGAGGGGGCTATCAAGAGCGCGGTTGGCATAGGGATCATGCTGTCCGCCGGGATAGGGGACACCGTTAGGGTTAGCCTATCGTCTGAGGGGGTCCACGAGGTGAGGGCCGCCTACCGGATATTGGGGGCCCTGGGGTTGAGACACCGGGGGATAGAGTGGATAAGCTGCCCCACCTGTGGCAGGTGCCGATTGGACGTCAAGGTCTACGTGGACAGGGTGCGGGCCGTTATGGACCGATTCAAGGGCATCCCCGACGGGTTCACCGTGGCGGTCATGGGGTGCGAGGTCAACGGCCCCAGGGAGGCCGCCTCCGCCAAGCTTGGAGTGGCGGGATCCACCTCGGGTTTCGTCGTCTTCGTGGAGGGAAGGCCCATAGGCAACTGGCCACTGGATAAGCTGGAGGAGGTCCTGTCAAAGGTGGCTAAGGACCTGGTGCCCGGGGCGGAGGAAAGGTGA
- the argF gene encoding ornithine carbamoyltransferase, whose protein sequence is MAVNLRGRHLLSLRHHTPEEIKFLLDLSRDLKNKKRAGIRGNLLAGKNVALIFEKPSTRTRCAFTVACIDEGGHPEYLGKNDIQLGHKEDVADTARVLGRMFDGIEFRGFKQSVVEELAKYAGVPVWNGLTDEFHPTQVLADFLTIQEEFGYLKGIKLVYVGDGRNNMANSLMIGAAKMGMHFVIASPKSLFPAEELVAECKKIAEECGSGAVIEIMEDPKAAVKGAHAVYTDVWASMGEEDKLAERKKILQPYQVNAELMEATGRDEAIFLHCLPAVKGYEVTEEVFESRRSRVFDEAENRMHTIKAVMVSSIGNL, encoded by the coding sequence ATGGCGGTCAATCTAAGGGGTCGTCACCTTCTCAGCTTGAGGCATCACACGCCGGAGGAGATCAAGTTCCTTCTGGATCTCTCCAGGGACCTTAAGAACAAGAAGCGGGCCGGCATAAGGGGCAACCTGCTGGCGGGCAAGAACGTGGCTCTCATCTTCGAGAAGCCCTCCACCCGTACCCGTTGCGCCTTCACCGTGGCCTGCATTGACGAGGGCGGTCATCCGGAGTACCTGGGCAAGAACGACATCCAGCTGGGTCATAAGGAGGACGTGGCGGACACCGCTAGGGTGCTGGGCCGCATGTTCGACGGCATCGAGTTCCGGGGCTTCAAGCAGTCCGTGGTGGAGGAGCTGGCCAAGTACGCGGGCGTGCCGGTGTGGAACGGTCTCACCGATGAGTTCCACCCCACCCAGGTTCTGGCGGACTTCCTCACCATCCAGGAGGAGTTCGGCTACCTGAAGGGTATCAAGCTGGTCTACGTGGGCGATGGGCGCAACAACATGGCCAACTCCCTCATGATCGGTGCCGCCAAGATGGGCATGCACTTCGTGATAGCCTCTCCCAAGTCCCTCTTCCCCGCGGAGGAGCTGGTGGCGGAGTGCAAGAAGATCGCCGAGGAGTGCGGTTCCGGGGCTGTCATCGAGATAATGGAGGACCCCAAGGCGGCGGTGAAGGGGGCCCATGCGGTCTATACCGATGTCTGGGCTTCCATGGGTGAGGAGGACAAGCTGGCGGAGAGGAAGAAGATCCTCCAGCCCTATCAGGTGAACGCGGAGCTCATGGAGGCCACCGGTCGGGATGAGGCCATATTCCTCCACTGCCTGCCGGCGGTCAAGGGCTACGAGGTCACCGAGGAGGTCTTCGAGTCCCGTCGCTCCCGGGTGTTCGATGAGGCGGAGAACCGGATGCACACCATAAAGGCGGTTATGGTGTCCAGCATAGGCAACCTCTAA
- a CDS encoding phosphatidate cytidylyltransferase, with the protein MEVSRFKGNFTGNLALRSVSSVVLVSVVLSSLYVGGWYWRLVASAVAMVSLWEFYVLLSSRYSMSRGMGLLAGLTMLWAASVGLSLSSILAVISLLAFMVLFVEVLRRQNTGQSDALANIGGTLAGVAYVVLPWCFLILLREHTWGRLFVLTIFLCTWFCDVTAYFVGSIWGRYSLCDKVSAKKTWEGFGGGVLGSVFASSLVALIFEFPPLPLLLLGLLCGFAGQLGDLGESVLKREAGVKDSGSLIPGHGGFLDRFDSILVNSSLAFIIFEVLGR; encoded by the coding sequence ATGGAGGTGTCAAGGTTTAAGGGTAACTTCACTGGCAACCTGGCGCTCAGGAGCGTAAGCAGCGTGGTCCTGGTGTCCGTGGTTCTGTCATCCCTCTACGTGGGGGGCTGGTATTGGCGCCTGGTGGCCTCCGCGGTGGCCATGGTCTCCCTGTGGGAGTTTTACGTGTTGCTCTCCTCCAGGTACTCCATGTCCAGGGGGATGGGGTTGCTGGCGGGGCTAACCATGTTGTGGGCCGCCTCGGTGGGGCTCAGCCTCTCCTCCATCCTGGCGGTCATATCCCTTCTTGCCTTCATGGTCCTTTTCGTCGAGGTGCTGAGGCGGCAGAACACGGGGCAGAGCGATGCCCTGGCCAACATAGGTGGCACCCTGGCGGGGGTGGCGTACGTGGTGCTGCCCTGGTGTTTCCTGATATTGCTGAGGGAGCACACCTGGGGGCGCCTCTTCGTGCTCACCATCTTCCTCTGCACCTGGTTCTGCGACGTTACCGCCTATTTCGTGGGCAGCATATGGGGAAGGTACAGCCTTTGCGACAAGGTGAGCGCCAAGAAGACCTGGGAGGGCTTCGGGGGCGGCGTATTGGGCAGCGTCTTCGCCTCGTCCCTGGTGGCGCTTATCTTCGAGTTCCCCCCCTTGCCGCTACTTCTCTTGGGCCTTCTGTGCGGCTTCGCGGGGCAGTTGGGGGATCTGGGTGAGTCGGTGCTCAAGCGAGAGGCGGGGGTCAAGGACAGCGGATCCCTGATCCCCGGGCACGGGGGTTTCCTGGACCGGTTCGACAGCATTCTGGTCAACTCCTCCCTGGCGTTCATAATCTTTGAGGTTCTGGGGAGATAG
- a CDS encoding M50 family metallopeptidase: protein MVFTLLSFLLVISISVLIHELGHFWAARLSGVRVNEFSLGMGPKVLSVERLGTQWSLRVVPIGGFVKLAGMEGDQTQGEDTFEGKGPLARAFILVSGALCNVLLAFALAAMVLHFHGVMDTSSTVIGETMEGYPAREVGISPGDRIVEVNGVRVGDWGSMAKTIRRHAPLGPLYLGIEREGTVIYKTVMIRKDDSGAYLLGVRPSLRRYTPLEALRGAYRYSVNLAFGIVKGILDWALGRNPVEVSGPVGIAVAAGDVARRGLWEFLAFLSALNLHLGLVNLLPFPALDGGRLIFVAFELVFRRRIPERYEGMIHYLGFAFLMALMVWITWRDVQRIVFGLR from the coding sequence TTGGTTTTCACACTTCTTTCGTTCCTCTTGGTGATATCCATAAGCGTGCTCATCCATGAGCTGGGGCACTTCTGGGCCGCCAGGCTCTCGGGGGTGAGGGTCAACGAGTTCTCCCTGGGCATGGGCCCCAAGGTCTTATCGGTCGAGCGGCTTGGCACCCAGTGGTCCCTGAGGGTGGTGCCCATAGGGGGCTTCGTGAAGCTGGCCGGGATGGAGGGGGATCAGACCCAAGGGGAGGATACCTTCGAGGGCAAGGGGCCCCTTGCCCGGGCCTTCATCCTCGTCAGCGGCGCCCTCTGCAACGTTCTGTTAGCCTTCGCCCTGGCCGCCATGGTGCTTCACTTTCACGGGGTTATGGACACCAGCTCCACGGTCATAGGGGAGACCATGGAGGGATATCCGGCTAGGGAGGTGGGGATCTCCCCTGGGGATAGGATAGTGGAGGTGAACGGCGTTAGGGTGGGGGACTGGGGCTCCATGGCCAAGACCATCCGCCGTCACGCCCCCTTGGGTCCCCTGTACCTTGGGATCGAACGGGAGGGCACGGTGATATACAAGACCGTGATGATTAGAAAGGACGATTCGGGGGCTTATCTGTTGGGTGTTAGACCCTCGTTGAGGCGCTACACCCCCTTGGAGGCCCTTAGAGGGGCCTACCGGTACTCGGTGAACCTGGCGTTTGGGATCGTTAAGGGCATCCTGGACTGGGCCTTGGGGCGAAACCCAGTGGAGGTGTCGGGGCCGGTGGGGATAGCGGTGGCGGCTGGGGACGTGGCCAGAAGGGGTCTCTGGGAGTTTCTGGCCTTCCTGTCGGCTTTGAACTTGCATCTGGGGCTGGTGAACCTGCTGCCCTTCCCGGCCCTTGATGGGGGCCGGCTGATCTTCGTGGCCTTCGAGCTGGTCTTCAGGAGGAGGATCCCGGAGCGCTACGAGGGAATGATCCACTACCTGGGTTTCGCCTTTTTGATGGCCCTGATGGTTTGGATAACCTGGCGGGATGTGCAGCGGATAGTGTTTGGCCTTAGGTGA
- the uppS gene encoding polyprenyl diphosphate synthase: MGLSLSEDMMDRVPSHVGIIMDGNGRWAQERGLPRIMGHHAGVKKVEVAVRAAKDLGIRYLSLYAFSSENWKRGRGEVGGLMGLFRYYIKMKVRQLREEGGRLLFAGSADGLPDDVREIMAYGEQETRHCSDITLVVCLNYGGRREILDAVGKAVRDGVQDLDEETFRRFLYLPDLPDPDLIIRTGGEMRISNFWLFQCAYSELYFSPKYWPDFDRDDLVEAVMDYVRRDRRYGGVKV; encoded by the coding sequence TTGGGTCTCTCGCTTTCGGAGGATATGATGGACCGGGTCCCCTCCCACGTGGGGATCATAATGGACGGCAACGGCCGGTGGGCCCAGGAGAGGGGACTTCCCAGGATAATGGGTCACCATGCGGGGGTCAAGAAGGTGGAGGTGGCGGTGAGGGCCGCAAAGGATCTGGGCATAAGGTACCTTTCCCTGTACGCCTTCTCCTCCGAGAACTGGAAGAGGGGCAGGGGAGAGGTGGGGGGGCTCATGGGCCTCTTCCGCTACTACATCAAGATGAAGGTTCGGCAGTTAAGGGAGGAGGGAGGGCGTCTTCTCTTCGCCGGCAGTGCCGATGGGCTACCCGATGACGTGAGGGAGATAATGGCCTACGGGGAGCAGGAGACCCGTCACTGCTCGGACATAACCCTGGTGGTGTGCCTCAACTACGGGGGCAGGAGGGAGATCCTGGATGCGGTGGGCAAAGCCGTGAGAGATGGGGTGCAGGATCTGGACGAGGAGACCTTCCGACGGTTCCTCTACCTTCCGGACCTGCCGGATCCGGACCTGATCATCAGGACCGGTGGTGAGATGAGGATAAGCAACTTCTGGCTCTTCCAGTGTGCTTACAGTGAGCTGTACTTCTCCCCCAAGTACTGGCCCGACTTCGATCGGGATGACCTGGTGGAAGCGGTGATGGACTACGTCAGGAGGGATAGGCGTTATGGAGGTGTCAAGGTTTAA
- a CDS encoding M20/M25/M40 family metallo-hydrolase has protein sequence MDFIGRTLDGLCGSSRGLKVFRYPLPLDPFGRHHVAALWRHPGGGRATVVLVAHVDVVDERDYGSLSHLAFDPVGLTEALKGCEHLPKEARRDLERGYLFGRGTLDVKAGLAIEMVLMEELAMGTVDVGVNVLFLPVVDEERDSVGMRGAVGFMRDLAEAEGLDYVACVNTEPSELGSSGEDLPIFIGSVGKLMPFALLVGKGAHVGEPWQGLNAAYLASRVVSSLEGVSWSAESLGDQKLPPMTCIGLEILRDSYSVTLPDMAMAYFNKLTVSSDHRSLLDRFKAEVMISLKEAVGHIAHEFRLLGLPEIHVAKGSRVFEVREVIRLAQSMGFDPNGAASRLDPREDTRGQSVRVLLEALRVLRLEPPLAVVGFLPPYYPPKLNRGCVEKDARLRKEMERLASLWSREEAIRYRVEEVFGGITDLSFLGGFVGEEDFAAVMDNMPGGSHLYPMDYQAMACLDVPVVNLGVKGRDAHKWTERLDLAYSFGVLPDLMIQTLRALGGSADLS, from the coding sequence ATGGATTTTATAGGACGAACCCTGGATGGGTTATGCGGATCATCCAGGGGGCTCAAGGTCTTCAGGTACCCGTTGCCACTTGACCCATTCGGAAGGCATCACGTGGCGGCCCTGTGGAGGCACCCTGGAGGAGGCAGGGCCACGGTGGTCCTGGTGGCCCATGTGGATGTGGTGGACGAGAGGGACTACGGTTCCCTATCGCACCTGGCCTTCGATCCGGTGGGGTTGACCGAGGCCCTGAAGGGGTGTGAGCATCTCCCAAAGGAGGCCCGGCGGGACCTCGAACGAGGGTATCTGTTCGGCCGTGGAACGTTGGACGTGAAGGCGGGCTTGGCCATCGAGATGGTCCTGATGGAGGAGCTGGCCATGGGGACGGTGGACGTGGGGGTTAACGTTCTCTTCCTGCCGGTGGTGGACGAGGAAAGGGACTCGGTGGGGATGAGGGGAGCTGTGGGGTTCATGAGGGACCTGGCCGAGGCGGAGGGGCTGGACTACGTGGCATGTGTGAACACCGAGCCGTCCGAGCTGGGATCTAGCGGAGAGGACCTGCCCATATTCATAGGTTCGGTGGGCAAGCTGATGCCCTTCGCCCTGCTGGTGGGCAAGGGGGCCCATGTGGGGGAGCCATGGCAGGGGCTGAACGCCGCCTACCTGGCCTCCCGGGTGGTATCATCCCTGGAGGGGGTAAGCTGGAGCGCCGAGTCCCTGGGGGATCAGAAGCTGCCACCCATGACCTGCATAGGGCTTGAAATCCTGAGGGACAGCTACTCGGTTACACTCCCAGACATGGCCATGGCCTACTTCAACAAGCTGACGGTCTCCTCCGATCACCGATCCCTTCTGGACAGGTTCAAGGCGGAGGTAATGATATCCCTGAAGGAAGCGGTGGGCCACATTGCCCATGAATTCCGCCTCCTGGGCCTTCCTGAGATTCATGTGGCGAAGGGATCCCGGGTGTTTGAGGTCCGGGAGGTGATCCGGCTCGCCCAGTCCATGGGCTTCGATCCCAATGGGGCCGCATCCCGGTTGGATCCAAGGGAGGACACCCGTGGCCAGTCCGTGAGGGTTCTCCTGGAGGCCCTAAGGGTCCTTCGTCTTGAGCCACCCCTGGCGGTGGTGGGATTCCTGCCTCCCTACTATCCCCCCAAGCTGAACCGGGGGTGCGTGGAGAAGGACGCCCGCCTTCGCAAGGAGATGGAGAGGCTGGCCTCCCTCTGGTCCAGGGAGGAGGCTATAAGATACAGGGTCGAGGAGGTCTTTGGGGGAATAACGGACCTCAGCTTCCTTGGCGGCTTCGTGGGAGAGGAGGACTTCGCGGCGGTCATGGACAACATGCCCGGAGGGTCGCACCTCTACCCCATGGATTACCAGGCCATGGCCTGCCTGGACGTGCCGGTGGTCAACCTGGGCGTCAAGGGGAGAGACGCTCACAAGTGGACCGAGCGGCTTGATCTGGCCTACTCCTTCGGGGTCCTGCCGGATCTGATGATCCAGACGTTGAGAGCCCTGGGAGGATCCGCTGACTTGAGTTGA
- a CDS encoding carbon-nitrogen family hydrolase translates to MAAKVTVGLVQMDVLWGDPEGNLSKCRRMLDSLGACQVALLPELWSCSYDNPNLGLYARSSEECIHQVADWCSSRTAWCVAGSLPWEEGGLLYNRSFVIDPSGSIEAHYDKVHLFPLLDEPLNFHPGGVPLVGNMGEIPYGVVICYDLRFPEYFRRIALEGPWVVFICAQWPASRVDAWRTLLRARAIENQLYVVAVNRCGEGGGDLYGGHSMVVAPDGGVLLELGEDEGTATVELDMAILHRTRKAIRVFESRRVDLYGFPGEV, encoded by the coding sequence GTGGCGGCTAAGGTTACGGTGGGACTGGTTCAGATGGACGTCCTATGGGGTGATCCGGAGGGCAACCTGTCCAAGTGCCGGAGGATGCTGGACTCGTTGGGGGCCTGTCAGGTGGCGTTGTTGCCCGAGCTTTGGAGCTGTTCCTATGACAACCCCAACCTGGGGCTTTATGCCCGCAGTAGCGAGGAGTGTATACACCAGGTGGCGGATTGGTGCTCCTCCAGGACCGCCTGGTGTGTGGCGGGGTCCCTGCCCTGGGAAGAGGGGGGGCTTCTATACAACCGGTCTTTCGTGATCGATCCCTCGGGATCCATAGAGGCCCATTACGATAAGGTGCACCTGTTCCCCCTCCTGGACGAGCCACTAAACTTCCATCCTGGAGGGGTACCCTTGGTGGGGAACATGGGAGAGATTCCCTACGGGGTGGTCATCTGCTACGACCTCAGGTTCCCCGAGTACTTCAGGAGGATCGCTTTGGAGGGACCTTGGGTCGTATTCATATGCGCCCAGTGGCCCGCCTCCAGGGTGGACGCCTGGAGGACCCTTTTGAGGGCCAGGGCGATCGAGAACCAGCTTTACGTGGTGGCGGTGAACCGTTGCGGGGAGGGGGGAGGGGACCTATACGGGGGCCACTCCATGGTGGTGGCCCCCGACGGTGGCGTTCTCCTGGAGCTGGGGGAGGATGAGGGGACCGCCACGGTGGAGCTGGACATGGCGATCCTGCACCGGACCAGGAAGGCCATCCGGGTCTTCGAATCCCGGCGGGTGGACCTTTACGGCTTCCCCGGTGAGGTGTAG
- a CDS encoding 1-deoxy-D-xylulose-5-phosphate reductoisomerase, which translates to MSGPLRIGIVGATGSVGSSFVSVCSLFPDRFKVVAVASGSNWGKLSSLAAELGCSAACLVKGIGSGGAFQGRTYWGIGGLLDMIRNEEVDHWAFLASGTDCIPHFELAVRMGIPVSIANKESLVVAGPWILPLAKERDQIRPVDSEHSAIWQCLMGEACPERIVLTASGGPFRDMPVERLRHVTPAEALAHPVWSMGAKITVDSATMANKGIECIEAMRLFGLPMDRVDAVIHPTSQVHGMVLFPDGTWKMLVSQADMRLPAAMALSYPDRLPIAEEIPPLELGQLDLSFSPVDPQRFRAFYLAKEAGTKDGPYPALFVGADEVAVESFLLGRIPFNRIPDVIEEVMGSYRGSAPSSVGDSISLVQEAKEMASRACARLGGL; encoded by the coding sequence GTGAGCGGGCCTTTGAGGATCGGGATAGTGGGGGCCACCGGGAGCGTGGGCAGCTCCTTCGTCAGCGTATGCTCCCTCTTCCCAGACAGGTTCAAGGTGGTGGCGGTGGCGTCGGGTAGCAACTGGGGCAAGCTCTCGTCCCTGGCGGCGGAGCTTGGCTGCTCAGCCGCGTGCCTGGTGAAGGGGATCGGATCCGGCGGTGCATTTCAGGGACGCACCTACTGGGGGATAGGGGGCCTGCTGGACATGATCCGCAACGAGGAGGTGGACCACTGGGCGTTCCTGGCCTCCGGCACGGACTGCATACCCCATTTCGAGCTGGCGGTCAGGATGGGCATCCCGGTATCCATAGCCAACAAGGAGAGCCTGGTGGTGGCGGGTCCCTGGATACTCCCCCTGGCCAAGGAGAGGGATCAGATAAGGCCCGTTGACAGCGAGCACAGCGCCATATGGCAGTGCCTCATGGGGGAGGCTTGCCCCGAGAGGATCGTGCTCACCGCGTCCGGCGGTCCCTTCCGGGATATGCCGGTGGAGAGGCTGAGGCACGTGACCCCCGCGGAGGCCCTGGCGCACCCGGTCTGGTCCATGGGGGCTAAGATAACCGTGGATAGCGCCACCATGGCCAACAAGGGCATAGAGTGCATAGAGGCCATGAGGCTGTTTGGGCTTCCCATGGACAGGGTGGATGCGGTGATCCACCCCACCTCCCAGGTTCACGGGATGGTGCTCTTCCCCGATGGAACGTGGAAGATGCTGGTGTCCCAGGCGGACATGCGGCTTCCCGCCGCCATGGCCCTATCGTACCCAGACAGGTTGCCCATAGCAGAGGAGATACCCCCCCTGGAGCTGGGACAGCTGGATCTGTCCTTCTCCCCGGTGGACCCCCAGAGGTTTAGGGCCTTCTATCTGGCCAAGGAGGCGGGGACAAAAGACGGTCCATATCCCGCCCTGTTCGTGGGGGCCGATGAGGTGGCGGTGGAGAGCTTCCTGTTGGGCAGGATACCGTTTAACAGGATCCCCGACGTGATAGAGGAGGTAATGGGTTCCTACCGCGGGTCCGCCCCCTCGTCGGTGGGGGACTCCATCTCCCTGGTTCAGGAGGCTAAGGAGATGGCATCCCGGGCTTGTGCCAGGCTTGGAGGTCTTTGA
- the hisC gene encoding histidinol-phosphate transaminase — MSWMDEVPRRYLSSVEPYRPGKPMEEITRTYGLTEVVRLCSNENPWPLPQAVMEAIAAAKDGINRYPDPEAYNLKRAIARHLGVSPLEVAVGGGTEGVLCTLFQSILEEGDHIIVPSPTYPVYKLTASAAGGVCDPVPLLEDFSLPVDGVLQMCGPRTKAVVLCNPNNPTGNIVPGKDLLNLAVRLEERHVLLIVDEAYAEYVTDPRYVCGADLFRQASNVVILRTFSKIYGLAGLRIGYAIGPKVIIEAFGKVRRVFSVNSVGQRAALAALGCGDHVAKVRDMTIAERRRVHKALSGLGIRVHDTHANFLLLEVPRAEETYEGLLLNGVIVRLGEDLGLKGTLRVTIGLPEENDRFLSELDRVLRRIGR, encoded by the coding sequence ATGTCTTGGATGGACGAGGTGCCGAGGAGATACCTGAGCTCCGTAGAACCCTATAGGCCCGGTAAGCCCATGGAGGAGATAACCAGAACCTACGGGCTTACGGAGGTTGTAAGGTTGTGTTCCAACGAGAACCCCTGGCCCCTTCCGCAGGCGGTGATGGAGGCCATAGCGGCCGCCAAGGATGGGATCAACAGGTACCCGGATCCGGAGGCTTACAACCTCAAGAGGGCCATAGCCAGGCATTTGGGGGTATCCCCCCTCGAGGTGGCGGTGGGAGGGGGCACCGAGGGGGTCCTATGCACCCTTTTCCAGTCGATCCTGGAGGAGGGGGATCACATCATTGTCCCCAGCCCCACCTACCCGGTCTACAAGCTGACCGCATCCGCCGCCGGTGGGGTGTGCGATCCGGTGCCGCTTTTGGAGGACTTCTCCCTGCCGGTGGATGGGGTGCTCCAGATGTGCGGTCCCAGGACCAAGGCAGTGGTGCTGTGCAACCCCAACAACCCCACGGGCAACATAGTGCCAGGCAAGGACCTCCTGAACCTGGCGGTCCGCCTGGAGGAGAGACACGTCCTCCTGATAGTGGATGAGGCCTACGCGGAGTACGTGACGGACCCCCGCTACGTGTGCGGGGCGGACCTGTTCAGGCAGGCCAGCAACGTGGTGATATTGAGGACCTTCTCCAAGATATACGGCCTTGCGGGCCTCCGGATTGGGTATGCCATAGGGCCCAAGGTGATAATCGAGGCCTTCGGTAAGGTTCGGAGGGTTTTCTCGGTCAACTCAGTTGGTCAGAGGGCAGCACTGGCCGCATTGGGGTGTGGAGACCACGTAGCCAAGGTGAGGGACATGACCATAGCGGAGAGGCGGAGGGTTCACAAGGCCCTCTCAGGCCTTGGGATCAGGGTTCACGACACCCACGCCAACTTCCTGTTGCTTGAGGTTCCAAGGGCGGAGGAGACCTACGAGGGGCTTCTGCTTAACGGGGTCATCGTTCGCCTAGGGGAGGATCTAGGGCTTAAAGGCACCCTCCGGGTCACCATAGGGCTTCCGGAGGAGAACGACAGGTTTCTATCCGAGCTGGACCGGGTGCTCAGGCGGATTGGGAGGTAA
- a CDS encoding uracil-DNA glycosylase, with the protein MLEQIRNRALSCERCGLCSSRTNVVFGEGVLEGGLMFVGEGPGADEDQQGVPFVGRAGQLLTQILSAAGISRDQVYITNVVKCRPPGNRVPTYEEMMACDQFLQAQILLVRPRLLVLLGSTPTKWILKTQEAISKLRGQWFQWRGMEVMPMFHPSYLLRNPSNKVGSPKHLTWEDIQEVKRRWDSVRG; encoded by the coding sequence ATGTTGGAACAGATCCGCAACAGAGCCCTATCCTGTGAACGGTGTGGTCTGTGTTCCTCCAGGACCAACGTAGTTTTTGGCGAGGGGGTGCTGGAGGGGGGCCTTATGTTTGTAGGTGAGGGGCCAGGGGCGGATGAGGATCAGCAGGGGGTCCCCTTCGTGGGCAGGGCTGGTCAGCTTTTGACCCAGATCCTGTCCGCTGCGGGCATATCGAGGGATCAGGTCTACATAACCAACGTGGTCAAGTGCAGGCCCCCGGGGAATAGGGTCCCCACATACGAGGAGATGATGGCCTGCGATCAGTTCCTTCAGGCCCAGATCCTCCTGGTCCGCCCCAGGCTACTGGTCCTGCTGGGTAGCACCCCAACGAAGTGGATACTCAAAACCCAGGAGGCCATATCGAAGCTGAGGGGGCAGTGGTTTCAGTGGAGGGGAATGGAGGTTATGCCCATGTTCCACCCCAGCTACCTCCTGAGGAACCCCTCCAACAAGGTGGGCAGTCCCAAGCATCTCACCTGGGAGGACATCCAGGAGGTAAAGCGTCGCTGGGATTCCGTAAGGGGGTGA